A section of the bacterium genome encodes:
- a CDS encoding transposase, whose amino-acid sequence MPRHGRIVIPNVAYHVTQRGNYGQKIFNTREHYKQYCEWIDEYAEQNSVNVLAYCLMNNHVHFVVKPKREDGLANLFKTVHMRYSHYINRQRGAKGHLWQGRFYSCILDNAHLYRAIRYVENNPVRAKITKKAWDYKWSSAKEHVEDNRKPLINISKYKNIKSMKEWKEYLTETDDEMVKEIRLKTNRGLVVGTDKFIKKLESKLNRSLKCIRQGRPRKNK is encoded by the coding sequence ATGCCAAGACATGGAAGGATAGTTATACCTAATGTTGCATACCATGTAACCCAGCGTGGCAATTACGGGCAAAAAATCTTCAATACCAGAGAACATTATAAGCAATATTGCGAATGGATAGATGAATATGCTGAACAAAACAGCGTAAATGTTTTAGCATATTGTCTGATGAACAACCATGTGCATTTTGTGGTGAAGCCAAAGCGGGAGGATGGGTTGGCAAACCTGTTTAAAACGGTGCATATGCGTTATTCGCATTATATTAACCGGCAAAGAGGCGCCAAAGGTCATTTATGGCAAGGGAGATTTTATTCCTGCATATTAGATAACGCGCATCTGTATAGAGCTATAAGATATGTTGAAAACAATCCTGTACGTGCAAAAATAACCAAGAAAGCATGGGATTATAAGTGGTCTAGCGCAAAAGAGCATGTAGAAGATAACCGTAAACCATTAATCAATATCAGTAAATATAAAAATATAAAATCCATGAAGGAATGGAAAGAATACTTGACGGAAACCGATGATGAAATGGTAAAAGAAATTAGGCTGAAAACCAATAGGGGTCTAGTGGTGGGTACAGATAAATTTATTAAAAAGCTGGAAAGCAAATTAAACCGTTCTTTAAAATGTATAAGGCAGGGTAGACCAAGAAAGAATAAATAA
- a CDS encoding adenylate/guanylate cyclase domain-containing protein has protein sequence MKKFRVINSYTIGFFTVAVIVFLYFLPIDFINQLELKTLDLRFETFQKTIPSQNIVIVTIDNKSEDQIGQFPWPRDAYAKVIDNLSKWGAKVIGIDVLFSEEEANALSEVLDKTDLEDRVSQDLIEGYREKFDNDKILTDSIKRAGNVVLGYYFFTDSDEQVKHLTEAEKQKAKKLISKAQISLVSSRVKGDEKFLLRRGYGIESSIESISRACKNYGFLNIFPDSDAVLRKVTLPMKYEHEKVWYGSFPLQILKNYFDENIHLGVSVEGISSLTLGEKNIPIDTSGAILLDQSASLDSFPTYSFVDVMTGTVDNIENFKDKIILVGITDPGLMRDTWATPTDTVVPGIKIHAQTIYAILNNWFMSYSGTLISNVHPNTILKDEFVYYSDEVNLANLLAIILLGSILIFAIPKFPHASYGAYTAIFLLVGYSVAAFLLFKNMRIWINMFYPISSIALVYTTQALYRALTTERKAREIRGAFQTYVPPQIVDELIKNPEKLKLGGERKTVSILYSDVKGFTTISEKLSPEELVEFMNNYLTPMSDIVFKYEGTLDKYIGDAVLAFYGAPLPQEDHYLRVVLSALDMISALKELRKKLKEENKPSIDIGIGINTGEVSVGNMGSKTRLDYTIMGDNVNLTQRIEELTRIYKNNILLSEYTYQKIKEKIVCREIDEVTVRGRTQGVKIYEPICRKEEITPETENIVKHFEAGLNLYKLAKPLEAEKEFSQVLQIVPEDGPSKYYLGKGREVK, from the coding sequence TTGAAAAAATTCCGTGTAATCAATTCTTATACTATCGGCTTTTTCACCGTTGCAGTAATCGTTTTTCTTTATTTTCTCCCCATTGATTTCATTAACCAGCTTGAACTAAAAACGCTCGACTTAAGATTTGAAACTTTCCAGAAAACAATTCCCTCGCAAAATATCGTTATCGTTACCATAGATAACAAATCCGAAGACCAGATTGGGCAATTCCCGTGGCCCAGAGATGCATACGCAAAAGTTATAGATAACTTGAGTAAATGGGGCGCTAAAGTAATAGGCATTGATGTCCTTTTTTCCGAGGAAGAAGCTAACGCATTATCAGAAGTTCTTGATAAAACAGATTTAGAAGATAGGGTTTCCCAAGACCTTATAGAAGGATATCGGGAAAAATTCGATAACGATAAAATTTTAACTGATTCAATAAAAAGGGCCGGCAATGTGGTTTTGGGATATTATTTTTTCACCGATTCAGACGAGCAGGTAAAACATCTTACAGAGGCGGAAAAACAAAAGGCAAAAAAATTAATCTCTAAAGCTCAAATTTCTTTGGTAAGTTCCAGAGTTAAAGGTGATGAAAAATTCTTGCTCAGAAGAGGTTATGGAATAGAATCAAGTATCGAGAGTATATCCCGCGCTTGTAAAAACTACGGATTTTTAAACATATTTCCCGATTCGGACGCAGTGTTGAGAAAAGTAACACTGCCTATGAAATATGAACATGAAAAAGTCTGGTATGGTTCGTTTCCTTTACAGATATTAAAAAATTATTTTGATGAAAATATACATCTTGGAGTTTCAGTAGAAGGTATATCATCTCTTACTTTGGGAGAAAAAAATATCCCTATTGATACAAGCGGAGCGATACTTCTTGACCAGAGCGCTTCCCTTGATTCTTTTCCTACTTATTCATTTGTTGATGTTATGACCGGAACGGTTGATAATATTGAAAATTTCAAAGATAAAATTATATTGGTAGGTATAACCGACCCCGGGCTTATGAGAGACACATGGGCTACACCGACCGATACTGTGGTTCCGGGTATAAAAATACATGCCCAAACCATATATGCAATACTTAATAATTGGTTCATGTCTTATTCAGGTACACTCATAAGTAATGTTCATCCCAACACAATCCTGAAAGATGAATTTGTATATTATTCTGATGAAGTAAATCTTGCTAACCTTTTAGCCATAATCTTATTAGGTTCAATACTTATATTTGCTATCCCGAAATTTCCTCATGCAAGTTATGGCGCTTACACGGCTATTTTCTTGCTTGTCGGTTACAGTGTAGCGGCATTCCTTCTGTTTAAAAACATGAGAATATGGATTAATATGTTCTATCCTATTTCAAGCATTGCTCTTGTTTATACGACACAGGCGCTTTATAGAGCATTGACTACCGAGCGTAAAGCGCGTGAAATACGAGGCGCTTTTCAAACATATGTCCCGCCTCAGATTGTTGATGAACTTATAAAAAATCCCGAGAAGTTAAAACTAGGTGGAGAAAGAAAAACTGTTTCAATACTTTATTCGGATGTAAAAGGTTTTACAACAATATCGGAGAAGCTTTCCCCTGAAGAACTTGTAGAATTTATGAATAATTATCTTACCCCCATGAGCGATATTGTATTCAAATATGAAGGGACGCTTGATAAGTATATCGGAGATGCTGTTTTGGCTTTTTACGGTGCGCCATTGCCACAAGAAGACCACTATTTAAGAGTTGTTCTTTCGGCTTTAGATATGATAAGTGCCCTGAAAGAATTGCGGAAAAAATTGAAAGAAGAAAATAAACCCTCAATAGATATAGGAATTGGTATAAACACTGGCGAGGTGTCTGTCGGGAATATGGGTTCTAAGACGCGGCTTGACTATACGATAATGGGGGATAATGTAAACCTAACACAGAGGATAGAAGAATTGACCCGAATATATAAAAACAATATATTGCTAAGCGAATATACTTATCAGAAAATAAAAGAAAAGATTGTTTGCAGGGAAATTGACGAAGTTACGGTAAGGGGAAGAACACAAGGTGTAAAAATTTATGAACCAATTTGCAGGAAGGAAGAAATAACTCCCGAAACCGAAAATATTGTTAAACATTTTGAGGCAGGGCTTAATCTTTATAAATTGGCAAAACCTTTGGAAGCGGAAAAAGAATTTTCACAAGTATTGCAAATAGTCCCTGAAGACGGTCCAAGCAAATATTATCTGGGGAAGGGTAGAGAAGTTAAATAA